A section of the Acanthochromis polyacanthus isolate Apoly-LR-REF ecotype Palm Island chromosome 1, KAUST_Apoly_ChrSc, whole genome shotgun sequence genome encodes:
- the otomp gene encoding otolith matrix protein 1 isoform X2, which produces MDCPERRLHVAFLLFLYLLTVSCVSNQKTVSWCVLSDAEEQKCLDLAGNASARNVRGTLQCVRGLNTRDCMDKIKNGTADAASMFGDDIYAAGFCHGLELAAGESHNGVDGISYYVVAMARRSSSDLSLLEMHERSSCHPGIRTTVGWTVPIGYLVNTSQISVGEQCNFPRVVGNFFGYSCVPGVKDPQHDPRGNNPKNLCEACIGDENDRHICANNHRERHYGEAGALRCVAENLGDVAFVKHTTIFDNLDGKNQESWALDLELEDLKLLCPDGTEAGLDEYERCHLAAVPANAVVVRMEDKCRVWKYLERLQNAFGNATEGFSLFSSAGYGQSDLLFSDATHHLQRVLGSYTSWLGPTYTTMLQAFECEGFC; this is translated from the exons ATGGATTGCCCTGAGAGGAGATTGCATGTAGCGTTCCTCCTTTTTCTGTATCTTCTGACTGTCAGCTGTGTCTCCAATCAAAAAACAG TCTCCTGGTGCGTGTTGTCTGATGCCGAGGAGCAAAAGTGCTTGGATTTGGCTGGGAATGCTTCAGCCCGAAATGTGAGAGGAACATTGCAATGTGTCCGTGGCCTGAACACCAGGGACTGTATGGATAAAATCAAG AATGGTACAGCAGATGCAGCCTCCATGTTTGGAGATGACATCTATGCTGCTGGTTTCTGCCATGGGCTGGAACTTGCTGCTGGAGAGTCCCACAACGGTGTAG ATGGTATCAGCTACTATGTGGTTGCGATGGCCCGTCGGTCCTCATCAGATCTGTCCCTGCTGGAGATGCACGAACGCAGCTCCTGTCACCCAGGAATACGCACCACAGTGGGGTGGACTGTTCCTATAGGCTACCTGGTCAACACGTCCCAAATCAGCGTAGGAGAGCAGTGCAACTTCCCTAGAG TGGTGGGAAATTTCTTCGGCTACAGCTGTGTTCCAGGTGTGAAGGACCCCCAGCACGATCCCAGAGGCAACAACCCAAAGAACCTCTGTGAGGCCTGTATTGGAGATGAGAATGACAGACACATCTGTgccaacaaccacagagagaggCACTATGGAGAGGCTGGAGCACTGAG GTGCGTGGCTGAGAACCTCGGCGACGTGGCTTTCGTCAAACACACGACAATCTTTGACAATCTGGATG GTAAGAACCAGGAGTCCTGGGCCCTGGATCTGGAGCTGGAGGACCTCAAGCTGCTGTGTCCAGATGGAACCGAGGCGGGTCTGGACGAGTATGAGCGGTGCCATCTGGCAGCAGTCCCTGCAAATGCTGTGGTGGTGCGCATGGAGGATAAGTGCCGCGTCTGGAAATACCTGGAACGTTTACAG AATGCGTTTGGCAACGCCACCGAGGGCTTCAGCCTGTTCAGCTCAGCGGGCTACGGCCAATCCGATCTGCTCTTCAGTGATGCCACCCACCACCTGCAGAGAGTTCTGGGTAGCTACACCTCTTGGCTGGGCCCCACTTACACCACCATGCTGCAAGCCTTCGAGTGCGAGG GCTTCTGCTGA
- the otomp gene encoding otolith matrix protein 1 isoform X1, with amino-acid sequence MLRIRYPHPPSKKSSKNCMKTNMTPHLLSGHAHLKLRKATAKRRMKRELVPSRFPGRDDMDCPERRLHVAFLLFLYLLTVSCVSNQKTVSWCVLSDAEEQKCLDLAGNASARNVRGTLQCVRGLNTRDCMDKIKNGTADAASMFGDDIYAAGFCHGLELAAGESHNGVDGISYYVVAMARRSSSDLSLLEMHERSSCHPGIRTTVGWTVPIGYLVNTSQISVGEQCNFPRVVGNFFGYSCVPGVKDPQHDPRGNNPKNLCEACIGDENDRHICANNHRERHYGEAGALRCVAENLGDVAFVKHTTIFDNLDGKNQESWALDLELEDLKLLCPDGTEAGLDEYERCHLAAVPANAVVVRMEDKCRVWKYLERLQNAFGNATEGFSLFSSAGYGQSDLLFSDATHHLQRVLGSYTSWLGPTYTTMLQAFECEGFC; translated from the exons ATGCTGAGGATCAGATACCCCCATCCGCCTTCCAAGAAGAGCTCTAAAAACTGCATGAAAACCAATATGACCCCTCATCTCCTGAGCGGCCATGCACATCTGAAATTGCGTAAAGCGACAGCTAAAAGGCGGATGAAGAG AGAGTTAGTCCCAAGCAGGTTTCCAGGCAGAGACGACATGGATTGCCCTGAGAGGAGATTGCATGTAGCGTTCCTCCTTTTTCTGTATCTTCTGACTGTCAGCTGTGTCTCCAATCAAAAAACAG TCTCCTGGTGCGTGTTGTCTGATGCCGAGGAGCAAAAGTGCTTGGATTTGGCTGGGAATGCTTCAGCCCGAAATGTGAGAGGAACATTGCAATGTGTCCGTGGCCTGAACACCAGGGACTGTATGGATAAAATCAAG AATGGTACAGCAGATGCAGCCTCCATGTTTGGAGATGACATCTATGCTGCTGGTTTCTGCCATGGGCTGGAACTTGCTGCTGGAGAGTCCCACAACGGTGTAG ATGGTATCAGCTACTATGTGGTTGCGATGGCCCGTCGGTCCTCATCAGATCTGTCCCTGCTGGAGATGCACGAACGCAGCTCCTGTCACCCAGGAATACGCACCACAGTGGGGTGGACTGTTCCTATAGGCTACCTGGTCAACACGTCCCAAATCAGCGTAGGAGAGCAGTGCAACTTCCCTAGAG TGGTGGGAAATTTCTTCGGCTACAGCTGTGTTCCAGGTGTGAAGGACCCCCAGCACGATCCCAGAGGCAACAACCCAAAGAACCTCTGTGAGGCCTGTATTGGAGATGAGAATGACAGACACATCTGTgccaacaaccacagagagaggCACTATGGAGAGGCTGGAGCACTGAG GTGCGTGGCTGAGAACCTCGGCGACGTGGCTTTCGTCAAACACACGACAATCTTTGACAATCTGGATG GTAAGAACCAGGAGTCCTGGGCCCTGGATCTGGAGCTGGAGGACCTCAAGCTGCTGTGTCCAGATGGAACCGAGGCGGGTCTGGACGAGTATGAGCGGTGCCATCTGGCAGCAGTCCCTGCAAATGCTGTGGTGGTGCGCATGGAGGATAAGTGCCGCGTCTGGAAATACCTGGAACGTTTACAG AATGCGTTTGGCAACGCCACCGAGGGCTTCAGCCTGTTCAGCTCAGCGGGCTACGGCCAATCCGATCTGCTCTTCAGTGATGCCACCCACCACCTGCAGAGAGTTCTGGGTAGCTACACCTCTTGGCTGGGCCCCACTTACACCACCATGCTGCAAGCCTTCGAGTGCGAGG GCTTCTGCTGA